Proteins encoded within one genomic window of Eurosta solidaginis isolate ZX-2024a chromosome 1, ASM4086904v1, whole genome shotgun sequence:
- the LOC137238792 gene encoding ribonucleases P/MRP protein subunit POP1-like has product MSTNKLEYDSTLGGHVTLPTHVSTFRYAANVAQEMRQLIEEVRNPASRKLVFQTLPKHMRRRAMSHHPKRLPRKYRAAHRSQIDKVASKPKEQRCLQFMTKNLAFQRIMLYRNPITNIELRDLKDAMNRFRLTRHLSQSVLNKAFKPKSLKEHTRNTWLHTLLEENSDFQSTHENQIEFWQNCIELRSPGELLSNMILSLNVEDPQLTTSQTNLDFILTMPENSAHSPLWNDDIRNGLCKSMIKPSDYSQLRAKHAAVPGVRCQFEDEMQAVPVMLIQRPGSQRSQYKRLGYGCGWDIISPAMEYTRAVH; this is encoded by the exons atgtcgaCAAACAAGCTGGAATACGATTCTACGTTAGGTGGGCATGTGACGTTGCCGACTCATGTTTCAACGTTTCGCTATGCAGCCAATGTTGCACAGGAGATGCGGCAGCTTATTGAAGAAGTACGCAATCCAGCCAGTCGTAAACTGGTTTTCCAAACACTGCCTAAGCACATGCGTCGACGAGCTATGTCTCATCACCCAAAGCGTCTACCTCGTAAATATCGTGCAGCGCACCGGTCTCAAATCGACAAAGTTGCATCAAAACCTAAGGAGCAAAGATGCCTACAGTTTATGACTAAAAATTTAGCATTTCAACGTATTATGCTATATAGAAACCCTATCACAAATATTGAACTGAGGGACTTAAAGGATGCTATGAACCGTTTTCGTCTCACTAGACACCTGTCACAAAGTGTACTTAACAAGGCGTTCAAACCAAAATCGTTAAAAGAACACACTCGAAATACTTGGCTGCATACGTTGCTTGAAGAAAATTCCGATTTCCAGAGTACTCATGAAAATCAAATTGAATTCTGGCAAAATTGTATTGAATTGCGTTCGCCTGGTGAATTACTTTCAAACATGATATTGTCACTAAACGTTGAAGATCCCC AGTTAACAACAAGCCAAACCAATTTAGATTTCATACTAACAATGCCAGAAAATTCAGCTCATAGTCCATTATGGAATGATGATATTCGCAATGGTTTATGTAAAAGTATGATAAAACCTAGTGACTATAGTCAGCTCCGTGCTAAGCATGCCGCAGTACCGGGCGTGCGTTGTCAATTCGAAGACGAAATGCAGGCAGTGCCAGTAATGCTTATACAGCGACCTGGTTCACAACGCTCACAATATAAACGTTTAGGATACGGGTGTGGTTGGGATATAATTTCGCCCGCTATGGAATACACCAGAGCTGTGCACTAA